Proteins co-encoded in one Kribbella qitaiheensis genomic window:
- a CDS encoding dihydrodipicolinate synthase family protein, with the protein MTLTGLFVPLITPFDPEGAVAFDALESLARRLLTEGADGLVALGTTGEPGSLTEAERQAVIDIAARVCRERDAKLLVGANTPQALEDLRGRGEVHAALTVVPPFVRPGEAGAVAYLTQLAANSPVPLVIYHVPYRTGQTLSASALTQLGSLPNVIGVKYAAGGITEDTIALMADLPPDFAVLGGDDLFISPSLALGAHGAILASAHLATADFAALITAWRTGDLATARPLGHRLSRLSQTLFAEPNPSVIKAALHASGRIPTPAVRLPLLPASRDALAAALTW; encoded by the coding sequence ATGACGCTCACCGGACTGTTCGTCCCCTTGATCACCCCATTCGACCCTGAAGGTGCCGTCGCCTTCGACGCCCTGGAATCACTCGCCCGACGACTCCTGACCGAAGGGGCGGACGGTTTGGTTGCTCTCGGCACCACCGGCGAGCCAGGCTCACTCACCGAAGCCGAACGCCAGGCGGTCATCGACATCGCGGCCCGCGTCTGCCGGGAGCGCGACGCGAAGCTCCTCGTGGGCGCCAACACCCCACAAGCGCTGGAGGATCTGCGCGGCAGGGGAGAGGTGCACGCGGCCCTGACCGTAGTGCCGCCTTTCGTGCGGCCAGGCGAAGCCGGAGCCGTCGCCTACCTCACGCAACTCGCAGCCAACAGCCCCGTGCCGCTGGTGATCTACCACGTTCCCTACCGCACAGGTCAGACTCTGTCCGCGTCCGCCCTCACCCAGCTGGGCTCTCTCCCCAACGTGATCGGCGTGAAGTACGCCGCCGGCGGCATCACCGAAGACACCATCGCCTTGATGGCCGACCTGCCGCCCGACTTCGCAGTACTAGGCGGTGACGACCTGTTCATCTCACCCTCACTCGCGCTGGGCGCCCACGGCGCAATCCTCGCCTCGGCCCACCTAGCCACCGCCGACTTCGCCGCACTCATCACCGCTTGGCGGACAGGCGACCTCGCCACAGCCCGCCCGCTCGGCCACCGCCTGTCCCGCCTCTCCCAAACCCTCTTCGCCGAACCAAACCCCAGTGTAATAAAGGCAGCCCTCCACGCCAGCGGCCGCATTCCCACCCCAGCCGTGCGGCTCCCACTCCTGCCCGCCAGTCGCGACGCCCTCGCCGCGGCGCTGACCTGGTAG
- a CDS encoding LysR family transcriptional regulator, translating into MLDVRRLRLLRDLAQLGTIAAVAKVHTYTPSAVSQQLAALEREAGVPLLERSGRRVVLTPAGVVLVRHADTVLSALEEAGAAVAAAGDELSGPLRIGAFPTAVRTVLPAALVTLGRDHPGLELMVTELDPADVPEALRERRLDVALIHDYDVLPASPDHGLEESPLLEETVFLAVQAGTGIDEIRSTGEAAWIAGTPGTVCHAVILQLCHAAGVSPRIRHYADDFAAVLALVAAGQGVSLVPQLAAADPPPGVRLIALDARRRTRIAHRPGAAGHPAVVAFAAAVRASTDAYLSN; encoded by the coding sequence ATGCTCGACGTCCGCCGGCTCCGGCTACTCCGTGATCTTGCCCAGCTCGGGACGATCGCGGCCGTGGCGAAGGTCCACACGTACACGCCGTCGGCCGTCTCGCAGCAGTTGGCCGCGCTGGAGCGTGAGGCTGGTGTGCCGCTGCTCGAGCGGTCCGGTCGGCGGGTAGTCCTCACACCGGCCGGAGTGGTGCTCGTACGGCACGCGGATACCGTGCTGTCCGCGTTGGAGGAGGCAGGTGCCGCGGTGGCGGCGGCCGGCGACGAGCTATCGGGGCCGTTGCGGATCGGCGCCTTCCCGACCGCCGTACGGACGGTGTTGCCCGCTGCGCTGGTGACGCTCGGACGCGACCATCCCGGGCTGGAGTTGATGGTGACCGAGTTGGATCCGGCCGATGTGCCGGAGGCGCTGCGGGAGAGGCGCTTGGATGTCGCGTTGATTCACGACTACGACGTACTGCCCGCGTCGCCGGATCACGGTCTCGAGGAGTCGCCGCTGCTGGAGGAGACGGTGTTCCTCGCAGTACAGGCTGGGACTGGGATCGACGAGATTCGTAGTACAGGTGAGGCGGCCTGGATCGCGGGGACTCCTGGCACGGTGTGCCACGCCGTCATCCTGCAGCTCTGCCACGCGGCCGGGGTCAGCCCGAGGATTCGGCATTACGCGGACGACTTCGCCGCGGTTCTCGCGCTCGTCGCGGCCGGGCAAGGCGTCTCGCTGGTCCCTCAACTGGCAGCGGCCGACCCACCTCCCGGCGTACGGCTGATTGCTCTCGACGCTCGCCGTCGGACTCGCATCGCGCACCGCCCCGGTGCCGCCGGTCATCCCGCCGTCGTTGCCTTCGCTGCGGCAGTTCGCGCCTCCACGGACGCCTACCTCTCGAACTGA
- a CDS encoding DUF4185 domain-containing protein translates to MPEPTVKRSTFLKAAAVGAGALLAAPAVANATARGVQGVQAVTTNKVKDLTGPGLTNQFRMQATDLGIPARTPDGRLLFMFGDTFENPSVGGGWWRSPVALWSNTTNLASGVTWSGAVGGAAAQQLWDYPHDNPTFSTVLPSDVITVGGSMYLHAMVNKGLGNVVWTEIWRSDNSGAGWYHTGAKFPSDLDGGLFQLLTWGLGNDGYVYVYSTGFQRDKPIILKRVRSDQLANPAAYEPWGFRDGAWNWGNPATPILSGSFGEMSLRPLGGKWVLTWFNAGDYRIDGIIMDTPTSNLYTAYRQNLIYGGAWGQENDNHVAQLYGGYIIPGSTLSDLHLSVSQWNTDAGWPYRVMQFRVRGFG, encoded by the coding sequence ATGCCAGAACCGACAGTCAAGAGATCCACCTTCCTGAAGGCCGCCGCAGTGGGCGCGGGAGCGTTGCTCGCGGCTCCGGCGGTCGCGAATGCGACCGCGCGCGGCGTACAGGGTGTGCAGGCGGTGACGACCAACAAGGTCAAGGATCTGACCGGGCCCGGGCTGACCAACCAGTTCCGGATGCAGGCGACCGACCTGGGGATTCCGGCGCGGACGCCGGACGGGCGGTTGCTGTTCATGTTCGGCGACACGTTCGAGAACCCGTCGGTCGGTGGCGGCTGGTGGCGTTCGCCGGTCGCGTTGTGGTCGAACACGACGAACCTCGCGTCCGGGGTGACCTGGTCGGGCGCTGTCGGGGGAGCGGCGGCGCAGCAGTTGTGGGACTACCCGCACGACAACCCGACGTTCTCCACCGTGCTGCCGTCGGACGTGATCACGGTCGGCGGGTCGATGTACCTGCACGCGATGGTGAACAAGGGGCTCGGCAACGTGGTGTGGACCGAGATCTGGCGCTCGGACAACTCCGGTGCCGGCTGGTATCACACCGGCGCGAAGTTCCCGAGCGATCTGGATGGCGGGTTGTTCCAGCTGCTCACCTGGGGGCTCGGCAACGACGGGTATGTCTACGTCTACTCGACCGGGTTCCAGCGGGACAAGCCGATCATCCTGAAGCGGGTGCGCAGCGATCAGCTGGCGAACCCGGCGGCTTACGAGCCGTGGGGGTTCCGCGACGGCGCCTGGAACTGGGGTAATCCCGCGACGCCGATCCTGTCCGGCAGCTTCGGTGAGATGAGCCTGCGTCCGCTCGGCGGCAAGTGGGTGCTGACCTGGTTCAACGCCGGCGATTACCGGATCGACGGGATCATCATGGACACGCCGACGTCGAACCTCTACACGGCGTACCGGCAGAACTTGATCTACGGCGGCGCCTGGGGCCAGGAGAACGACAATCACGTCGCCCAGCTGTACGGCGGCTACATCATCCCCGGCTCCACCCTCAGCGACCTGCACTTGTCCGTCAGCCAATGGAACACCGACGCCGGCTGGCCCTACCGAGTCATGCAGTTCCGCGTCCGCGGCTTCGGGTGA
- a CDS encoding sulfurtransferase yields the protein MNPLITAESLRSATDRQVVIDVTWNLVGAPGRDTYDAGHIPGAHFVDLDAELAGAPGDGGRHPLPEATVVEAALRRAGVGPDTTVVVYDAANSMAAARAWWIFRYFGVRDVRVLDGGFAAWQAAGGEVSTTVPADAAGSFVVSAGRVPMLDASGAAAMASTGVLLDARAPERFAGDVEPMDKVAGHIPGAVNAPTTGNVAGDGHFLSVDDLRKRFAELGVDGSGEVGVYCGSGVTAAHEALALEIVGIEAPVYVGSWSEWITDPDRPIATGRS from the coding sequence ATGAACCCGCTGATCACGGCCGAGTCGTTGCGCTCGGCCACCGACCGCCAGGTCGTCATCGACGTCACCTGGAACCTGGTGGGCGCACCCGGCCGGGACACGTACGACGCCGGCCACATCCCCGGCGCGCATTTCGTCGATCTCGACGCTGAGCTGGCCGGAGCACCTGGTGACGGCGGACGTCATCCGTTGCCTGAGGCAACCGTCGTCGAAGCGGCGTTGCGCCGTGCGGGAGTCGGCCCGGACACGACGGTCGTGGTCTACGACGCGGCGAACTCGATGGCCGCGGCCCGCGCGTGGTGGATCTTCCGGTACTTCGGGGTGCGCGACGTGCGCGTTCTCGACGGCGGCTTCGCGGCGTGGCAAGCAGCCGGGGGAGAGGTCAGTACTACGGTGCCCGCCGATGCGGCCGGCTCGTTCGTCGTTTCGGCCGGCCGGGTACCGATGCTCGATGCCTCAGGCGCTGCTGCCATGGCTTCGACCGGCGTATTGCTGGACGCGAGAGCGCCGGAGCGGTTCGCGGGCGACGTAGAACCGATGGACAAGGTCGCAGGCCACATCCCGGGTGCCGTGAACGCGCCGACCACCGGGAACGTCGCCGGCGACGGCCATTTCCTGTCGGTCGATGACCTGCGGAAGCGCTTCGCCGAGCTCGGCGTCGACGGCTCTGGTGAGGTCGGCGTCTACTGCGGGTCCGGCGTCACCGCTGCGCACGAAGCACTCGCCTTGGAGATCGTCGGCATCGAGGCGCCGGTCTACGTAGGGTCCTGGTCCGAGTGGATCACCGACCCGGATCGTCCGATCGCCACCGGTCGCTCCTGA
- a CDS encoding thymidine kinase, whose product MADLLYFTGTMDCGKSTLALQMDHNHKTRGRLGKIFTSNDRAGESTLSSRLGLEAAAIEVRPDFDFWQYVVDELTHGGRIDYVVCDEAQFYQREQVEQLARLVDELQIDVFCFGILTDFRAMLFPGSARLVELADRTELLQVEALCWCGERATHNARTVAGEMVTEGEQLVLGDMEDPENVVETAYEVLCRRHHRRKLTAARARATLSPEVLPFGGAG is encoded by the coding sequence GTGGCCGACCTCCTCTACTTCACTGGGACGATGGACTGCGGCAAGTCGACGCTCGCCCTGCAGATGGATCACAACCACAAGACGCGGGGGCGGCTGGGCAAGATCTTCACCAGCAACGACCGGGCCGGGGAGTCGACGCTTTCGTCGCGACTCGGGCTCGAGGCGGCCGCGATCGAGGTGCGGCCCGACTTCGACTTCTGGCAGTACGTCGTCGACGAACTGACCCACGGCGGCCGGATCGACTATGTGGTCTGCGACGAGGCGCAGTTCTACCAGCGCGAGCAGGTCGAGCAACTCGCCCGGCTGGTGGACGAGCTGCAGATCGATGTCTTCTGCTTCGGCATCCTCACCGATTTCCGCGCGATGCTCTTCCCCGGCTCTGCCCGGCTGGTCGAGCTGGCCGACCGGACGGAACTGCTCCAGGTCGAGGCGCTGTGCTGGTGCGGCGAACGCGCCACCCACAACGCGCGGACCGTCGCCGGGGAGATGGTTACCGAAGGCGAGCAACTCGTCCTCGGTGACATGGAAGACCCGGAGAACGTGGTCGAGACGGCGTACGAGGTGCTGTGCCGTCGCCATCATCGGCGCAAGCTGACCGCCGCCCGTGCTCGTGCCACGCTGTCACCTGAGGTCCTGCCTTTCGGAGGTGCCGGATGA
- a CDS encoding RNA polymerase sigma factor produces MTDVLGEDEARRTVETVWRLESARIVGALTRLVRDVGLAEELAQDALVAALQDWPRIGVPDNPGGWLMLTAKHRAIDRLRRNDRLDANVAQLGNSFADRQREAIHNGSADFDAVIDDEDLTDDVLRLIFIACHPVLPTPSRVALTLRLVGGLTTEEIARAFMVAEPTIAQRIVRAKRTLGEKRIAFEVPPAPERAERLASVLEVVYLVFNEGYSATVGDDWLRPDLCREALRLGRVLAELAPDEPEVHGLAALMEIQASRFRARVDLSGRPVPLADQNRGRWDQLLIRRGFTALLRAGSTNRPVGPYVLQAAIAACHAQARRAEDTDWERIAALYQTLLHVAPSPVARLNCAVAVSMTSGPEAGLSIVDELTGHSALRDYHLLPAVRGDLLAKLGRMDEARVEFERAAQLTRNAPEREALLRRAYAAGAV; encoded by the coding sequence GTGACCGACGTCCTAGGTGAAGATGAAGCTCGCCGTACCGTGGAGACGGTGTGGCGGCTGGAGTCTGCCCGCATCGTGGGCGCCCTGACCCGGCTCGTCCGCGACGTCGGCCTCGCCGAAGAACTGGCCCAGGACGCGCTGGTCGCCGCGCTGCAGGACTGGCCGCGGATTGGAGTTCCCGACAACCCGGGCGGCTGGCTGATGCTCACCGCCAAGCATCGGGCGATCGACCGGCTGCGCCGCAACGACCGGCTCGACGCCAACGTCGCGCAGCTCGGCAACAGTTTCGCTGACCGGCAACGCGAGGCGATCCACAACGGGTCGGCCGACTTCGACGCGGTCATCGACGACGAGGACCTCACTGACGACGTCCTGCGACTGATCTTCATCGCCTGTCATCCAGTGCTGCCGACCCCCTCCCGCGTCGCGCTGACGCTGCGGCTGGTCGGCGGTCTGACCACCGAGGAGATCGCCCGCGCGTTCATGGTCGCCGAACCGACGATCGCGCAACGGATCGTGCGGGCCAAGCGGACCCTCGGCGAGAAGCGCATTGCCTTCGAAGTGCCACCGGCGCCGGAACGCGCCGAGCGCCTCGCCTCGGTGCTCGAAGTCGTCTATCTGGTTTTCAACGAGGGCTACTCGGCCACGGTGGGCGACGACTGGCTTCGGCCCGACCTGTGCCGGGAGGCGCTGCGCCTGGGCCGCGTGCTCGCCGAACTCGCACCGGACGAGCCCGAGGTGCACGGTCTGGCGGCGCTCATGGAGATCCAGGCATCCCGATTCCGGGCGCGAGTCGATCTGTCAGGCCGGCCCGTCCCGCTGGCGGACCAGAACCGCGGCCGCTGGGATCAGTTGCTCATCCGGCGCGGCTTCACCGCTCTGCTACGCGCTGGCAGCACAAACCGCCCGGTCGGGCCGTATGTGCTGCAGGCGGCCATCGCCGCCTGCCACGCCCAGGCCAGGCGGGCCGAGGACACCGACTGGGAACGGATCGCGGCCCTCTATCAGACGCTCCTCCACGTGGCTCCTTCACCCGTGGCACGGCTCAATTGCGCGGTGGCGGTATCGATGACGAGTGGCCCGGAGGCCGGACTGAGCATCGTCGACGAGCTGACCGGACATTCGGCGTTGCGGGACTACCATCTGCTGCCCGCGGTACGCGGAGACCTGCTCGCCAAGCTCGGGCGGATGGACGAGGCCCGGGTCGAATTCGAACGGGCCGCGCAGTTGACCCGCAACGCGCCGGAGCGCGAGGCGCTGCTCCGAAGGGCGTACGCGGCGGGCGCCGTGTAA
- a CDS encoding YciI family protein, whose protein sequence is MRFLMTTNGGGPAPTPELFAEMGRFVEELTKAGVLLAGGGLDPKGTHFSARSGQVTLTDGPYTEAKESIVSFALIEVRTEDEAIELAKHFWRVVGDGEGDVRRVYGAED, encoded by the coding sequence ATGCGGTTCCTGATGACGACCAACGGTGGCGGTCCCGCACCGACCCCCGAGCTGTTCGCCGAGATGGGGCGGTTCGTGGAGGAGCTGACGAAGGCCGGTGTCCTGCTGGCCGGCGGCGGGCTTGATCCCAAGGGCACCCACTTCTCGGCCCGCAGCGGCCAGGTCACCCTGACCGACGGTCCGTATACCGAGGCGAAGGAGTCGATCGTCAGCTTCGCCCTGATCGAGGTGCGGACCGAGGACGAAGCGATCGAGCTGGCCAAGCATTTCTGGAGGGTCGTCGGTGACGGGGAAGGCGACGTTCGCCGGGTCTACGGGGCCGAGGACTGA
- a CDS encoding dihydrofolate reductase family protein: protein MRKIVAGLHMSLDGVIESPEKWSFDYYCDEIGQSIKSRRDATDTLLLGRTMYQEFAAIWPGQTGEVADFMNGTPKLVASTTLTSVDWAGSTLIDGDVVAALTALKQQPGRNITITGSATLVRSLVRAGMLDELHLTVCPIVLGSGKRLFDDTGGRVPLELADSQAFPTGVVHLTYQPA from the coding sequence ATGCGGAAGATCGTTGCCGGGCTGCACATGTCGCTGGACGGCGTCATCGAGTCGCCGGAGAAGTGGAGCTTCGACTACTACTGCGACGAGATCGGGCAGTCGATCAAGTCCCGCCGCGACGCCACCGACACGCTGCTGCTCGGTCGGACCATGTACCAGGAGTTCGCGGCGATCTGGCCCGGTCAGACCGGTGAGGTCGCCGACTTCATGAACGGCACGCCGAAACTGGTGGCGTCCACGACGCTGACCTCGGTCGACTGGGCGGGCAGCACCCTGATCGACGGTGACGTCGTGGCCGCCCTGACCGCACTCAAACAGCAGCCCGGCCGGAACATCACGATCACCGGCAGCGCCACCCTGGTCCGGTCGCTGGTCCGCGCCGGAATGCTCGACGAGCTGCATCTCACGGTCTGCCCGATCGTGCTGGGCAGCGGCAAGCGCCTCTTCGACGACACGGGTGGGCGGGTGCCGTTGGAGCTCGCCGACTCGCAGGCATTCCCGACCGGCGTCGTCCACCTCACCTACCAGCCGGCCTGA
- a CDS encoding S8 family peptidase, protein MRKALILALVCWLAVGGAAVPSAAAPARVEAGLRAYFVITAPSQTAQVVSGVTANAGTVYAAYDGIGVLVVHSANADFAGRMRTVAGVQKVGATRTSDLPPAAADPQIPPAPVERTDGAPETERSDMTQIGADKAWAVNQGSKSITVGVLDTGVDDQHPDLKANFDAGKSASCAYGKIDTRPGAWRPVGEHGTHVAGTIAAAKDGKGMVGVAPGVKVSSIRVAEAGSQLFFPENTVCAFVFAGQSGVSVTNNSYYVDPWLFACPADPDQAAIAEAVRRAVAFADSKGVVNVAAAGNDDYNLAEKSTDDASPNDSSATARTVTDDCISLPTELPGVVVAAAVDPENLKATFSNYGTNKITVAAPGVDVYSTIPGGGYQTLDGTSMASPHVAGVVALIRSANPKLTPEQVRVKLSAEANDLACPASNGGECTGSEANNSYYGEGLVDAAEAVGAATASTPTAGVSITKPGEQLGFGGIPAIPLLLKGMSSKGEISYTATGLPPGLSIDGERGWITGVLSPGPGRYKVTVTARDADAKTAQATFYWNVWSF, encoded by the coding sequence GTGCGCAAAGCCCTGATCCTCGCCCTTGTCTGCTGGCTTGCCGTTGGCGGTGCCGCGGTTCCGTCTGCCGCTGCCCCGGCCAGGGTCGAGGCGGGCCTGCGGGCGTACTTCGTGATCACGGCGCCGAGCCAGACCGCGCAGGTCGTCAGCGGGGTGACTGCGAATGCCGGCACGGTCTACGCGGCGTACGACGGCATCGGCGTACTGGTCGTGCACTCGGCGAACGCGGACTTCGCCGGCCGGATGCGCACGGTCGCCGGAGTACAGAAGGTCGGAGCCACCCGTACGTCGGACCTGCCGCCCGCCGCCGCGGATCCGCAGATCCCCCCGGCGCCGGTCGAACGCACCGACGGCGCCCCCGAGACCGAGCGGTCGGACATGACTCAGATCGGCGCGGACAAGGCCTGGGCGGTGAACCAAGGGTCGAAGAGCATCACCGTCGGCGTGCTGGACACCGGCGTCGACGACCAGCACCCCGACCTCAAGGCGAACTTCGACGCCGGCAAGTCGGCGTCCTGCGCCTACGGGAAGATCGACACCCGGCCCGGCGCGTGGCGTCCGGTCGGTGAGCACGGCACCCACGTCGCGGGCACGATCGCCGCGGCCAAGGACGGCAAGGGCATGGTCGGGGTCGCGCCGGGTGTGAAGGTGTCGTCCATCCGCGTCGCCGAGGCCGGCAGCCAGCTGTTCTTCCCCGAGAACACCGTCTGCGCCTTCGTCTTCGCCGGCCAGTCGGGTGTCTCGGTCACCAACAACAGCTACTACGTCGACCCCTGGCTGTTCGCCTGCCCAGCGGATCCGGACCAGGCCGCGATCGCCGAGGCCGTACGACGCGCTGTCGCGTTCGCCGACTCCAAGGGCGTCGTCAATGTCGCCGCCGCGGGCAACGACGACTACAACCTGGCCGAGAAGTCGACCGACGATGCCAGCCCCAACGACTCGAGCGCGACCGCGCGGACGGTCACCGACGACTGCATCAGCCTGCCGACCGAGCTGCCGGGAGTGGTCGTTGCCGCCGCGGTCGACCCGGAGAACCTGAAGGCGACCTTCTCGAACTACGGCACGAACAAGATCACCGTCGCCGCACCCGGTGTCGACGTCTACTCGACGATCCCGGGCGGCGGCTACCAGACCCTGGACGGTACGTCGATGGCCTCGCCGCACGTCGCCGGTGTCGTCGCGCTGATCCGCAGTGCGAATCCGAAGCTCACCCCTGAGCAGGTGCGGGTCAAGCTGTCCGCCGAGGCCAACGACCTTGCCTGTCCGGCGTCGAACGGTGGCGAGTGCACCGGATCAGAGGCGAACAACTCGTACTACGGCGAAGGGCTGGTCGACGCGGCCGAGGCTGTCGGTGCCGCCACAGCGTCGACGCCGACGGCCGGAGTGAGCATCACCAAGCCTGGCGAGCAGCTCGGCTTCGGCGGTATCCCCGCGATTCCGCTGCTGCTGAAGGGCATGAGCAGCAAGGGCGAGATCAGCTACACCGCGACCGGCCTGCCGCCCGGCCTGAGCATCGACGGCGAACGCGGCTGGATCACCGGCGTACTGTCACCGGGCCCCGGACGTTACAAGGTGACCGTGACGGCACGAGACGCCGACGCGAAGACGGCCCAGGCCACCTTCTACTGGAACGTCTGGAGTTTCTAG
- a CDS encoding alkaline phosphatase family protein has product MTDPTPVLPAYGGGSLADVLPSVAGALSVPNEQNLLGLPTAARYAVLLLDGLGWNLLQRNADAAPYLSSLAGRSLTAGVPSTTGVSLTSFGTGLPPGAHGMVGYTSIVPETGALLNALSWDAPVDPRRWQPHQTVFERVAAAGVATRNVSKARFDNSGLTAAAFRGSSHRGADTVEDRLDATRFASREGKSSLVYVYDSQLDYTGHGQGSASWQWRKELAAADAFASQVRSALPRDAVLLVVADHGMVDVAPQNRIDLDAEPELTDGLRLIGGESRFRHLYCVDGAAADVLATYRERLGDNALVLSREEATSRGWFGAVEDRVAPRIGDVVVASLGPVALVASRRYPNEAGLIGLHGSLTEDEMLIPLLIDEGR; this is encoded by the coding sequence GTGACCGACCCGACCCCGGTCCTCCCTGCTTACGGCGGCGGGTCGCTGGCGGACGTCCTACCCTCGGTGGCCGGCGCCCTGTCGGTCCCGAACGAGCAGAACCTTCTCGGGCTGCCGACTGCCGCCCGGTACGCCGTACTGCTGCTCGACGGCCTCGGCTGGAATCTCCTCCAGCGCAACGCGGACGCCGCTCCCTACCTGTCATCACTCGCGGGGCGAAGCCTGACGGCGGGAGTGCCGTCCACCACCGGGGTGAGCCTGACAAGCTTCGGGACCGGGCTGCCGCCGGGCGCTCACGGCATGGTCGGCTACACCTCGATCGTGCCGGAGACGGGCGCGCTGCTGAACGCGCTGTCCTGGGACGCCCCGGTGGATCCGCGCCGCTGGCAACCACACCAGACCGTCTTCGAGCGAGTCGCGGCCGCCGGTGTCGCCACCCGCAACGTGAGCAAGGCGCGCTTCGACAACTCCGGGCTGACGGCGGCCGCGTTCCGGGGGAGTTCGCATCGTGGCGCCGACACCGTCGAGGACCGCCTCGACGCGACCAGGTTCGCCAGCCGCGAAGGCAAGTCGTCGCTGGTCTACGTGTACGACTCGCAGCTCGACTACACCGGTCACGGGCAGGGGAGCGCGTCGTGGCAGTGGCGCAAGGAACTCGCCGCGGCCGATGCCTTCGCGTCGCAGGTCCGTTCCGCGCTGCCGCGGGACGCCGTCCTGCTGGTCGTCGCCGATCACGGCATGGTCGACGTCGCGCCGCAGAACCGCATCGATCTCGACGCCGAGCCCGAACTCACCGACGGCCTCCGGCTGATCGGCGGCGAATCGCGATTCCGCCACCTGTACTGCGTGGACGGTGCTGCCGCCGACGTGCTGGCGACGTACCGCGAACGGCTCGGTGACAACGCCCTGGTGCTCAGCCGGGAAGAGGCCACGAGCCGAGGCTGGTTCGGCGCCGTCGAGGACCGGGTCGCGCCCCGGATCGGTGACGTCGTGGTCGCCTCACTCGGACCGGTCGCGCTCGTCGCCAGCCGTCGCTACCCGAACGAGGCCGGCCTGATCGGCCTGCACGGCTCGCTGACGGAAGACGAGATGCTGATCCCGCTCCTCATCGACGAAGGCCGCTAG
- a CDS encoding DUF5998 family protein, whose protein sequence is MRDLNAPVPELSDASRELRDAIDRCGYYPDVVADSLAVAIAEEPIRAYVLQHEPTFDRDEVRRHITILALTPSRLIVGHTDEHAADDLIQAPYASTSTEAIPLNRVNAVVVNRVVPNPAGYASVRSDPGSAGGEVVLTIGWGMVNRIDLEPAVCADPNCEADHGYTGSVAADDISLRISAAADGPAGIQQVLDFAAALSSATSR, encoded by the coding sequence ATGCGTGACCTGAATGCGCCGGTCCCGGAGCTCTCGGACGCCTCGCGTGAACTGCGCGACGCGATCGACCGGTGCGGCTACTACCCAGATGTCGTGGCGGACTCGCTCGCAGTGGCGATCGCCGAAGAACCGATCCGGGCGTACGTGCTGCAGCACGAACCGACGTTCGACCGCGACGAGGTGCGGCGGCACATCACCATCCTGGCGCTGACCCCGAGCCGGCTGATCGTCGGGCATACCGACGAGCACGCCGCCGACGACCTGATCCAGGCGCCGTACGCGTCCACCTCGACCGAGGCGATCCCGCTGAACCGGGTGAACGCGGTCGTGGTCAACCGGGTCGTGCCGAATCCGGCCGGCTACGCGTCGGTCCGATCGGATCCCGGCTCGGCCGGCGGCGAGGTGGTGCTGACCATCGGCTGGGGCATGGTGAACCGGATCGACCTCGAGCCGGCTGTCTGCGCCGACCCCAACTGCGAGGCGGACCACGGCTACACGGGTTCGGTCGCGGCAGACGACATCTCGCTGCGGATCAGTGCTGCGGCTGACGGCCCGGCAGGGATCCAGCAGGTGCTCGACTTCGCGGCGGCCCTGTCGTCCGCGACCAGCAGGTAG